Part of the Paenibacillus aurantius genome, GCCTTCCCGTCGTCCCGTATGACATGGACCGGCTGAAGAAGCTGGAGCTCGTGCCCTTTGCCGAGGCGGTCAAGAACGGGGCCGACGCCGTAATGGTGGCCCACCTGCTTCTTCCGAAGCTGGATAGCAAGCATCCCGCCTCGTTCTCGAAGGCGGTCATCACCGACGTTCTCCGCAAGCAGCTCGGCTTCGGCGGAGTGGTCTTTACGGATGACATGACGATGGGGGCGGTCGTCAAAAACTATTCCATCGGGCAGGCGGCGGTTCAAGCCATTCTGGCCGGAGGGGACATTGTCCTTGTCGGGCATGATTTCGAGAAGCAGACTACCGTCATCCAGGCCCTGCGAAAAGCCGCAGCGGACGGGACCCTCTCGGAGGAAAGGCTGGACGAATCCGTCTACCGGATTCTGAAGCTGAAGGCCAAGTATGGGGTTACCGACGCCCGCCCTTCCGGACCGGACGTGAAGGCGATCAATGCCGACATCCGGAAGCTACTGGCTCCCTAGGGAGCGATTTCCGCCTCAAGAAGAGAAACGTTAGTTCAGCGATCCAGGGAGCAGCTTGCCGCCACGGCAGCTGCTCCTTCTGTCGTTGCTAAAGGGCAGTAAATGGCAGTCTATTTTCCCCGAAAAAGATTTCTTGACTCTAAGAGAAGAAGCCTTTACATTGAAACTATTCAAGTAATTAATTGAATAGTTGAGGTGTTATTACATGTACATACAACGTCAATGGAGGGACCGGCTTTATCAGGAATTTGCCCGGATCGGGAAGTGCCTATCCAGCCCAAAACGGTTGGAACTGATCGACATCCTCTCTCAAGGGCCTAAGTCGGTCGACCAACTGTCCAAGATGACGGGAATGAGTATCGCCAATGTGTCACAGCACCTGCAAACCCTGCATGAATCCAGGCTAGTTCGATTTCAAAAGAAAGGGAACTACGTCATTTATGAAATCGCCGAACCGGCCGTGGCGGATTTTATGGTCTCCCTGCACCGGTTCAGCGAAGATCAGCTCGTCGAGATTCAGCGGCTGAAGACCGAAATTCTCCAGAATTACAGGGATGTGGAACCCATCGGCTTTGATGCTCTAATGGAACGGATGGACAAAGGGGAGGTTGTCCTGTTGGACGTCCGTCCCGAGGAAGAATACAGAGTGGGTCATATTCCGGGAGCCATTTCCGTACCAATGGAAGAACTGGAGCACCATTTATCCTCTTTGCCCAGCGACAAGGAAATGGTGGCGTACTGCCGTGGGCCCTACTGTTTCTTGTCGCTTCAAGCGGTCGAGCTTCTCAGAAGCAAGGGCATAAACGCCTCTCGATTGGAAGAAGGTGTGCATGAGTGGAAGCAGTACGCAGCGTCCCATGCCAACTGAAGGAGCTCCCCTCGAGGTTAGGCGACTGAGCGGCAATGGGTTCAAAACAATCAGAGAGGTGGTTCTAGGCGATGACGCAGGAACCTCGGAATGAGGACAATCCACTTCAAGATTATGTCCACTCTCAGGAGATGCAGCAAAAACTGTACAGGCGTTCTTTGTTCATTGTCGTTCTTTCCCAAATTTTTGGAGGTGCAGGTCTTGCCGCGGGAGTAACGGTGGGTGCGCTTCTTGCGCAGGATATGTTGGGATCGGAAAGCTACGCAGGTGTTCCGGCCGCCTTGCTCACGCTTGGTTCCGCCGCAGCCGCTTGGTTGGTCGGCGGTTTTTCCCAGCGTCACGGCAGACGCTTGGGACTCGCTGCGGGCTTTCTATCAGGTGGTATGGGCGCTATTGGCGTAGTAGGGTCTGCCGTCATTCAAAGCATTCCTCTTCTCTTTGCTTCGCTCCTCCTGTATGGAGCCGGCAGCGCGACCAACCTGCAGGCACGCTATGCCGGTACAGACTTGGCTAAGCCCGGACAGCGGGCAACCGCCATCAGTATTGCGATGGTTTCGACGACCTTCGGCGCAGTGGCCGGACCCAACCTGGTCGGGGTGATGGGACGCTTTGCGGTATCGATCGGCGTCCCGGCCTTGGCCGGACCGTTCCTCCTTGGAGCCGCCGCTTATATACTGGCCGGCATCGTCATATTGCTCTTCCTTAAGCCGGACCCCCTCCTTGTTGCAAAAGCGGTTAATGTCCACTCCTTCTCGACTCAACCGTCAGCAGCCTCGGCTAAGACAAATAACACCCGGGGCTTGCTGGTCGGGGCCACCGTCATGATTTTGACGCAGATCGTGATGATTGCCATTATGACGATGACGCCGGTCCAGATGAAACATCATGGCCACAGCCTGGGCGATGTAGGATTGGTAATCGGTATCCATATTGGCGCTATGTATTTGCCTTCGCTTGTGACAGGCCTCCTTGTCGATAAGATCGGTCGGACAGCAATGTCAATCGCATCGGGTGCTGTTTTGCTGATTGCCGGGCTTGTTGCGGCCGCTGCGCCTGGAGATTCCATGCTTCTTCTCACGGCAGCACTTGCCCTGCTGGGTCTCGGCTGGAACCTTGGACTGATTAGCGGCACGGCGATAATCGTAGATGCAACGGGGCCTGCCACGCGGGCAAGAACCCAAGGGAGGATCGATGTGCTGATCGCGTTGGCCGGCGCATCGGGCGGGGCGCTGTCCGGTATGGTCGTCGCTCATTCAAGTTATTCCACTCTGTCGCTTGCCGGAGGGGGCCTTGCCCTTTTGCTTATACCTGTCGTTATGTGGACTCGAAGAAAATCAAATGTATCATTGTCGGCACAAGATAAAACGCTGAACTCCCAGACTTAACCCAACCGACACGATATCGTAACGACAACAAGCGGCCGACATCATCGGCCGCTTGTTCCGTTAACGGGCCTATTTCTCTATAACCTATTGATGTTGAATATTTGTCCCATATAAAAGCTGCTGCTGGAAATTGAACTTACCCCCGTCAAGTAGACAGTAAATATCAAGCCACTAAGCGACCTTGGTCCGGTATTCAACCGGACTAAGGTTGTTTAGTTTCTGTTGAAAACGTTCGTTATTGTAAAAGTGAATATAGCTTCCAATGGCCTCTGTTAGTTCATCTTCAGATGCAAAGGATTGTAGGCGAACACACTCCGACTTGAGG contains:
- a CDS encoding ArsR/SmtB family transcription factor — its product is MYIQRQWRDRLYQEFARIGKCLSSPKRLELIDILSQGPKSVDQLSKMTGMSIANVSQHLQTLHESRLVRFQKKGNYVIYEIAEPAVADFMVSLHRFSEDQLVEIQRLKTEILQNYRDVEPIGFDALMERMDKGEVVLLDVRPEEEYRVGHIPGAISVPMEELEHHLSSLPSDKEMVAYCRGPYCFLSLQAVELLRSKGINASRLEEGVHEWKQYAASHAN
- a CDS encoding MFS transporter, with amino-acid sequence MTQEPRNEDNPLQDYVHSQEMQQKLYRRSLFIVVLSQIFGGAGLAAGVTVGALLAQDMLGSESYAGVPAALLTLGSAAAAWLVGGFSQRHGRRLGLAAGFLSGGMGAIGVVGSAVIQSIPLLFASLLLYGAGSATNLQARYAGTDLAKPGQRATAISIAMVSTTFGAVAGPNLVGVMGRFAVSIGVPALAGPFLLGAAAYILAGIVILLFLKPDPLLVAKAVNVHSFSTQPSAASAKTNNTRGLLVGATVMILTQIVMIAIMTMTPVQMKHHGHSLGDVGLVIGIHIGAMYLPSLVTGLLVDKIGRTAMSIASGAVLLIAGLVAAAAPGDSMLLLTAALALLGLGWNLGLISGTAIIVDATGPATRARTQGRIDVLIALAGASGGALSGMVVAHSSYSTLSLAGGGLALLLIPVVMWTRRKSNVSLSAQDKTLNSQT